CGATGCGGGACAAGGAGTCACCGTTGCGCGCCGAGGGATGATTCATTGCGCGTTCAAGGGATCTTTCGAAGATTCGTTGCGCGCCAGGCCGCAGGGGTAGCGGGCCCCTGCACCCGGGCGTACCGGGGCGCGGGCGGGCAGGGCCGGATCCCGGTCTGAAAGGCAACGGGCCCCTCGGCCGTGCGCCAGGAGCCCGTACGGAGGGCGGACGAGGGGGCGTACGGGACAAGCCCTCAGCCCGGTGCCCCCGAGCTGTAGCGCCGCAGCAGCGGCGAGAGCACCAGGACGGATTTCGTCCGCTCCACGAACGGTTCGCCCGCGATGCGCTCCAGCACCCGCTCGAAGTGCCGCATGTCGGAGGCGAAGACCTGGACGACGGCGTCCGCCTCCCCGGTGACGGTGGAGGCGGACGCCACTTCCGGGTAGCGCGACAGGCCGCGGTGGATCGCCTCGGGCGAGGTGTTGCGGCGACAGTAGATCTCGATGAACCCCTCGGTCTCCCAGCCGAGCGCGGCCGGATCGACTCGTACGGTGAAGCCGGTGATCGCGCCGTCGGCCCGCAGCCGGTCCACGCGGCGCTTGACGGCCGGCGCGGAGAGCCCGACCTCCTGGCCGATGTCGGCATAGCTGCGGCGGGCGTCCTCGGCGAGGGCGTGGACGATGCGTTCGTCGAGATCGTTCAGTCGCACTGCGGGTGGATCACTTCTCTGCGGTGGCCAATCGGGAACGGCGCAAGCCGTAACCGAAGTAGACCACAAGGCCCACGACCATCCAGACACCGAAGACCACCCAGGTCACGGCGCCGAGGCTGCCCATCATGTAGAGGCACAGCAGAAATCCGATCGCCGGGAAGAGCGGCGAGAGCGGGGTCCGGAAGCTGCGCGGCATATCGGGGCGGGTGCGGCGCAGCACGATCACCGCGACATTGACCAGCGCGAAGGCGAACAGGGTGCCGATGCTGGTGGCGTCGGCCAGCTGGCCCAGCGGCACCGCGGCGGCGAGGATGCCGCAGAACAGCGAGACGATCACGGTGTTGGCCCGTGGCGCACCGCTCTTCGGGTGCACCTTGGCGAACACCTTCGGCACCAGCCCGTCCCGGGACATCGCGAAGAGGATGCGGGTCTGGCCGTAGAGCACGGTCAGCACGACGCTGGCGATGGCGATGACCGCGCCGAAGGCGAGCAGCACGGCCCAGAAGCTCTGGCCGGAGACGTCCTTCATGATCCCGGCGAGCGCGGCTTCCGAGCCCTTGAACTTCTGCCAGGGCATCGCGCCCACGGCGATCGCCGCGACCAGGCAGTACAGCGCGGTGACGATCACCAGCGAGAGCATGATCGCGCGCGGCATGTCGCGCTGCGGGTTCTTGGCCTCCTCACCGGCGGTGGAGGCGGCGTCGAAGCCGATGTACGAGAAGAACAGGGTGGCGCCGGCCGCGCTGACACCCGCCATGCCCATCGGCATGAAGTTCGCGTAGTTGCCCGACTTCACGCCCTGCACGGCGACGCCGCAGAACAGCAGCAGGGCAACGATCTTGACGATGACCATGATCGTGTTGGCGCGGGCGCTCTCCTTGGCCCCGCCCAGCAGGAACACCATCGCCAGCAGCACGACCAGCAGCGCCGGCAGGTTGAAGACGCCGCCGTCACCGGGCGGCTGGGACAGCGCGTCCGGGATGGTGATGCCGATCGTGCCGGCGAGCAGTTCGTTGAGGTACTGGCCCCAGCCGACGGCGACGGCCGCGACCGAGACGCCGTACTCCAGGATCAGGCACCAGCCGCAGACCCAGGCGACCAGCTCACCGAGGGTGGCGTAGGCGTAGGAGTACGAGGACCCGGAGACCGGGATGGTGCCGGCCAGCTCCGCGTAGGACAGCGCGGAGAACAGGGCGGTGATGCCGGCGATGACGAAGGAGAGGATGACCGCGGGCCCGGCGTCCGGGACGGCCTCGCCGAGCACCACGAAGATGCCGGTGCCGAGCGTGGCGCCGATGCTGATCATGGTCAGCTGCCACATGCCCATCGAGCGGCGGAGCGTGCCCCCCTCGCCCTTGCCGCCCTCGGCGACCAGCCGCTCTACGGGCTTGCGCCGCATCAACCGGGTGCCGAGGCCTCCGGAGGACTGCGGTGGGGGCCCTGCGGGTGGGGCTGCGCCGTGCTCCAACACTGGGGTGGCTCCTTTATCGCTGCCGATCAGATGAGATACGGGGGACGGCGACCGGCAGCGGTCGGTGTACGGGCATGCCGAAGCAACCCGCAGCAGGAGACCGCCGAGCAGACGGACTCCGTCACTCCACGTACAGCGCATGACCTTACGGCCCGCCGCTGACCTGCCGTAATGCAGGTTCCTTGCGCAACGGCGACTGATCATTGCGCACCGGTGCGCCGGGCAGCCGTTCGTTGCGCGCCGGGGTTCGATCGTACGGGCTCCGTGAGGGTGAGGCGGACCGGGGGCCCGGGTTCCGGATAGCCGAACGGCCCCGCACCGAGTCGGTGCGGGGCCGGTGAGCGGCGGTGCCGGGACGGGGTGCGTCCCGTGGCGGATCAGTTCCAGCTGTCGTGCAGCGGCTTGCCCTCGGCGTAGCCGGCGGCGCTCTGCACCCCGACCACGGCCTTGTCGGCGAACTCCGCCAGGGAGGCGGCGCCCGCGTAGGTGCAGGAGCTGCGGACCCCCGCGATGATCGAGTCGATCAGGTCCTCGACGCCGGGCCGCGCCTGGTCGACGAACATCCGCGAGGTGGAGATGCCCTCCTCGAAGAGTCCCTTGCGGGCCCGGTCGTAGGCCGACTCGTCGCTCGTACGGTTGCGCACGGCACGCGCGGAGGCCATGCCGAAGCTCTCCTTGTACGGCCGGCCGTCGGCGGTGTGCTGGAGGTCGCCGGGCGATTCGAGGGTGCCGGCGAACCAGGAGCCGATCATGACGTTGGAGGCACCCGCGGCCAGCGCCATCGCGACATCGCGGGGGTGGCGCACCCCGCCGTCGGCCCAGACGTGCTTGCCGAACTTCTTCGCCTCGGCGGCGCACTCCAGGACCGCGGAGAACTGCGGCCGGCCGACGCCGGTCATCATCCGGGTGGTGCACATCGCGCCCGGTCCGACGCCGACCTTGATGATGTCCGCGCCGGCCTCGATCAGATCGCGGACGCCCTCGGCGGCGACGATGTTGCCCGCCACGATCGGGACCTGCGGGTCCAGTGCGCGGACGGCCCGGACCGCGGTGATCATCGACTCCTGGTGGCCGTGCGCGGTGTCAACGACGAGGGTGTCCACACCGGCGTCCAGCAGCGCCTTGGCCCGGCCGGCCACATCGCCGTTGATACCGACGGCGGCCGCGATCCGCAGCTTGCCGTTGGCGTCCGTGGCGGGGGTGTACAGGGTGGCGCGGAGCGCGCCCTTGCGGGTGAGGATGCCGATCAGCATGCCGTCCGCGTCGACCGCGGGCGCGAGCTTGCGGTTGGCGGCGTCCAGGCGGTTGAAGGCCTCCCGCGGGTCGATGTCCGCGTCCAGGACGAGCAGGTCCCTGGACATGACCTCGGCCACCTGGGTGAAGCGGTCCACCCCGGCCAGGTCGTGCTCGGTGACGACGCCGACCGGGCGACCGCCCTCGACGACGATGCCCGCGCCGTGCGCCCGCTTGGGCAGCAGCGCCAGGGCGTCGGCGACGGTCGCGACCGGGGACAGCACGATCGGGGTGTCCAGGACCAGGTGGCGGCGCTTGATCCAGGTCACCACGTCGGTGACGACGTCGAGCGGGATGTCCTGCGGAATGACGACCAGACCACCACGGCGGGCAACGGTCTCGGCCATCCGGCGGCCGGCGATCGCCGTCATGTTGGCGACCACGAGAGGGATGGTGGTACCGGTCCCGTCATGGGAGGACAGGTCCACTCCCTGACGGGAGCCCACGGCGGAGCGGCCGGGCACCATGAACACATCGTCGTAGGTCAGGTCGTAGGGCACCGAAGAACTCTCTTCGAGCGCGCCGTTCTTCGGATTCAGGAATCGCATACGGCCAGGATACGGGCCCTGACCAGGGCTCATGTGATAATCCGAGGCTTTCCCCGGCCGTGTGTGCGATCCGCCAAAGGCGCCGTGCACGGCGGGGCGGGCCCGCCGGAACGGGGGCGCTCCGCCGCTCGCCGGGCCGCACCGCATCGCCGCCGGTCAGGCCTGGTGCGCCGCCGCTACACGCCCTGCCGGTCCCGCCCCCTGGCCATGATCACGGCCAGTCCGGTGTCCGTGTCGCGCCAGTAGCCCACCGCATCCGCCAGGACGCCCTCGACGATGCTCCACTCGTCCGGGGACGCGGCCGCGTAGCCCTGCCAGCCCGTCACGACGAGCAGCCGGCCGCGGTCGGCGGGGCACCAGGACAGGTCGGTGAGGCAGTCGGCGAGCGCGTCCCAGTTGCGGCCGAACCAGTCCGGCAGCCGCAGGGCACGGGCGCACCGGTCCATGAAGGCGGCCTTGTCCGCGACCCCCTCCAGGTCCAGGGACGTGCCGGTCCAGCCGGCGTCCCGCGCGGCACCCAGCGCCTCGGCCACCGAGCGTTCCGCGGGCCAGGGCAGCACCCCGGGGGGCGTACGTCCGTCGAGCACCGCGGCGAGCGGCCGGGGCACGGAACCCGTCATCGAAGCACCGCCTTGAAGGTCCGGTAGTGGTCGTCGGTGTAGTACGTCTCATGGCCCTGCCCGGTGACGAGCCGGCGGGCTCCGCGGTCCGGCGAGCCGGGCGTGGGCACCGTGTACTCGTGGTAGTAGCCGCGCGGCTGACGGGGCAGCAGCCGCTCACGGTTGCCGAAGACGGTGCCGTCCTGCGGATACGGGAAGGGGCCGCCGGCATCGATGAGCCGGAGGGTGTCCCGCGCCTGGGCGGGCAGCGCGCCGGCCGGCACGACCGGCATGCCCCGCGGCCGGTCCGAAGCGCCGGAGGGGCCCGGCGCATCGGCCGCGGCCGTGGCGGTGGACCGCGGCGGTCCGGACGAACTCCCGCCTGCGGCACCGCCCGTGGCACAGCCGGTCAGCACGAGGAGCAGCCCGGCGAGCAGCGTGCCGAGGACAGCGGCGGCACGACGCGGGACGGAGCGGATCACCATGCGCCGATGCTGTCACAGGGCTGCGCAGGCTGCTCGTCGGTGACCGGCGCCGGGGGTGCACGGGGCGGACGGCGGGGCGGTCGCGCAGGGGCGGGGCAGCGGGCGGGGTCGCGAGGCGGCGGGGGCGGTCCGCACGGGCGGGGTCGCGAGGCTGCCGGGACGGTCCGCACGGGCGGGGCAGCGGACCGGCGGGGCGGTCACGCGGGGCCGTCCGCCGCCGCGTCCCGCCCGGCGCGGGTCACGCTCCGTCAGGATCCGCCCGGTCCAGTGCGGGGCGCGGCCCGGGGCCGGTCTCCAGCAGCAGGTGGTCGGCCGCGGCGGTGTCCGTGACCAGGCTGGTCACCAGCCCGGAGCGGAGCACCGCGCCGATCGCGGCGGCCTTGCGCCGGCCGCCCGCGATGGCGACGACCTCCGGGATACGGCGCAGCCGGTCCGCCTCGACGGTGATGCACCGCTCGCCGAGGTCCCGGCCGATCCGCCGCCCCTCGGCGTCGAAGAGGTGCGCTGACATCTCGGCGGCCGCCCCCAGCGAGGCGTAGTGCTCCCGCTCCTGCTCCGAGAGCATGTCGTAGACGGTCGAGACGCCCGGCTCCCAGGAACCGATGGAGACACAGGCGACGGTGACCTTGTCGAAGTAGTCGAACGCGCGGGCGATCCCGGTCTGGCGGCGCAGCGCCTCGGCGGTCGCCGAGTCGGGCAGCAGCATCGGCGCATAGATCGGATGCGCCTCTCCTCCGGCGACATCGGCCGCACGGCGGACCGCCTCGACCGAACCGCGGTCGGCGGTACCGGCGTCGTACACACCGGTCAACTGCACCACGGTGCACGGCGGGAGACGGTGCAGCGCGGCCGCCATATGAATGGTCGACCGGCCCCACGCCAGCCCCAGCACATCGCCCTCGGTGACCAGCTCACCGAGGAGATCGGCCGCGACCTCGCCCAGGTTCTCCGGGTCCGCGGCGTCGTCGGGCGGCGTCTGGCCGCCGAAGGCGGGGGGAGCGTCCGCGGGCGACTCGACGACGACCGCGTGCCGCAGGCCGTAGCGGGCCCGCAGGGCGTCGGAGCGTTCGGCGTCCAGCTCGGAGGGCACCCGGATCTCGATCCGTACGAGATCACGTTCCAGGGCGGTCTCCAGCACCCGCGCGACCTTGAACCGGCTGACGCCGAACTCCTCCGCGATCTGGATCTTCGACTTGCCCTCAAGATAGAAACGGCGGGCCATGGCCGCGGCCTGCACCAGCTCGGCAGGGCCCATTCCGGACTGTGGGCGGCTGGCTACCACGAAATTCTCCCCTTTTGCGCATCTGATCGAGTCTTTGCTCATCCTTTCAGAAACCCGGCGGCAACGGGGACCATGACCGTCCCGACCCTCGTGAACGCTCGGTTGCGCCCCGTACAACGGGCGGCACGGCCCCCGCCACGGGCGGATTCCCCTGGCGTGAATCAGCCGGGCCGGGCTCTCGCTCCGGGGCCCGACCGGCACTCGCCCCCTGACCGGCACTCGCACTCAGTGCGCGCAGCCCCAGCCCGCCGCCGCGGTCGCCGTCTCGGCCTGTTCGCGCAGGTCCCTGACCGCCTTGGCCGGGTCGTCCGCGCCGTACACCGCGGAGCCCGCCACGAACACATCGGCGCCCGCGTCGGCGCACCGCTCGATGGTGGCCGCCGAGACCCCGCCGTCCACCTGGAGCCCCAGCTGCAGGCCGTGCCGGGAGATCAGTTCACGGGTGCGGCGGATCTTCGGCAGCATGATGTCCAGGAACGCCTGGCCGCCGAAGCCGGGCTCCACGGTCATGATCAGCACCATGTCGAGCTCGGGGAGCAGGTCCTCGTACGGCTCGATCGGCGTGGCAGGCTTCAGCGCCATCGACGCCCGCGCGCCCTTGGCCCGGATCTCCCGCGCCAGCCGCACCGGCGCGGCCGCCGCCTCCACGTGGAAGGTCACGGACCCGGCTCCGGCCTCGATGTACTGCGGCGCCCAGCGGTCCGGGTCCTCGATCATCAGATGCAGGTCGAGCGGGGTGTCCGTCGCCTTGCTCAGCGACTCGACCACCGGCACACCGAGGGTGAGGTTCGGGACGAAGTGGTTGTCCATGACGTCGACGTGCAGCCAGTCGGCGCCCTTGACGGCCTCGGCCTCCTCGGCGAGGCGGGCGAAGTCTGCGGACAGGATGCTGGGGTTGATCAAGGCCATGCCCCCAGTATGGCCTGCGGGCCGGGAAGGGGCGGCGGCGGGAGGGACCGGGTTTTCGGCGGGCCGGTGCGGCCTTTCTGGGACGCGGAGCGCGGCGGCGGGAGCGGCGATGAGCCCTCTCACACGCGTCCGCCGTCCTCCTCCGTCTTCGCCTCGCCGGGCTGCCGGCGCAGCGTCGCGGTGGCGATGTCCAGGAAGTCCGCTGCGGGGCCCGCGCAGCTGCCCTCCGGCATCGCCAGGCAGGTCTCGACCGGCGGGGCATCGGTGACGGGCAGGTAGACGAGATCGGGGCGGGAGTACGAGCCCGCGACGCTGACGGGAACCAGCGCGAGGCCCTGCCCGGAGGCGATGAGCTCGAACTTCTCCTCCAGTGAGGAGGTCCGCCGCGTCCTGACGTCGAGGACCGGCTCACCGTCGAGAGCGGCCGACGTGAGGCTGCGACGGCCGGCCAGCCGATGGGTCACGGGCAGGCACGCGATCTTGGTCTCGTGACCGATGGGGACGGTGTGCAGCCCCGTGTCGTCGAAGGGGCGCCGGAGGTATCCGACGTGCGCGCGGCCGTCGCGCAGCGGTGCGTCCTGCTCCCACCAGCGCAGCGGAAACACATCGATCCGGACCTTCGGGTGGCTCGCCGTGAACGTCAGGATCGCCTCCGAGACGCGCAGGCCGGGCGAGAAGGCGACGACGATCCGCTGCTCGCCCCGCCCGGCCTCGTGCACGCGACGCAGCGCCGTCTCGACCACCGTGGTGATCCTGCCCGCCTCGTCGTACAACTGACGTCCCGCGGGGGTCAGTTCGACGCTGCGCGTGGTCCGCGTGAACAGCGGGCAGCCCAACTCCTGCTCGAACGCGCGGATCTGCCGGCTGAGGACGGGCTGCGCGATGAACAACGCCTGTGCCGCCCGGCCGAATTGCCGGTGTTCGGCCACCGCGACGAAATAGCGGAGTTTCCGCAGATCTAAATCCATTCCCGAAAGGTATCAACGTGGTGGAAAGGGTATTGGACGCCCGGCGGAACCCCTCGGAGACTTGACTCATGATCGTCATCACCTCTCCGGCGGACGGCACCCACGCGGGCCCCTCCCCCACGGTATGGCGCACCTCACCGAGGTACTGAACCGTCAAGTGGGCCACGCCCGCCCGCTGTTGGACCGCTTCTCCACCACGTCCACCAGCTGCGTCAACGCGGCTTCGCAGCAGTCCTGACAGCAGGATTCCCGACCCACAGGACCTGCCCCACAGGCCCTGCCCCATAAGCCCTGATCCACAAGAGGAATCACATGACCGACACCCGTAAGACCGCCCTCGTCATCGGGGCCTCCCGGACCCTGGGCCTCGGGCTCGCCGCCGCGTACCTGCGCCGCGGCTGGGACGTCATCGGCACGGTCCGCGGCAGCCGGCGCACCGGCCTCCACGACCTGGCCGAAACGTCCGGTGGACGGCTGACCATCGAGTCGCTGGAGATGACCGAGCCGGAGCAGATCTCGGCGCTGCGCGACCGGCTGGCCGGACGCACCCTCGACCTGCTCTTCGTCAACGCCGCCATCACCCGCGGCGACATCCCGATCGGCGAGGTCCCGACGGCTATGTTCACCGAGGTCATGGTCACCAACGCCCTCAGCCCGATGCGGGTGGTGGAATCCCTGCGTCCGCTGGTCGCGCCCACCGGGACCATCGGCGTCATGTCCTCCGACCAGGGGAGCATCGCCCTGAACACCGAGGGCGGCCAGGACCTGTACCGGGCCAGCAAGTCCGCACTGAACCAGCTGATGCGCAGCTACGCCGCCCGCCGCGCCGGGGACACCCGCAAGCTGCTGCTCGTCGACCCGGGCTGGGTACGCACCGAACTCGGTGGCCCGGACGCCGACCTCAGCGTGGAGGAGAGCATTCCCGGGGTGGTGGAGACGATCGAGCGCCACCGAGAGCCCGGCCTGCACTTCGTCGACCACCAGGGGCAGGTCGTGCCCTGGTAGACACCGCGACCGGGCACCGCCGGAACCGTGTTCCTGCTGCCGTAAGGCGCGCCCTGCGGCGCCCATCCGCCGTCCGCCGCCCCCGCGTGACCCTGGGCCACTTGCCCTGCCCACGGGTCTGACATTACGTTCCGGTGGACCATGATCAAACGGGGGTTCTGATGGGTGTGGTTCTGCCTGGGTGGGCGGATGAGCTGCTTGACCTGATCGGCGTGTCGTGGCCGAACGTGGACGAGGACGACTACCGCGAAATGGCCCACGCCATGCGGGAGTTCGCCGACGACATCGCCGAGGGCGCCAACGAGGCTCACACCGCCATCCAGGGTTTGGTCGGCTCGGCCGGCGGTTCCGTTGCCGTGGAGGCACTGAACAGACACTGGGGCAAGGTCAACGGCAAACATCTGAAGGGCCTTGCCGAGTGTGGCCGCAAGGCGGGCACCGCGATGGACGGTGTCGCGACCCTCATCGAGGGCGCGAAAATCGGCGCGCTGGTTCAGCTGGGCATCCTCGCCGCGGAGGTGATCGCCGCCCAGGCCGCGGCCCCCTTCACGCTCGGCTTGTCGGAATTGGGGGCGATGGGTGCGACGCAGGCCACCCGGATGATCCTCAAACGGCTCTTCAAAGAGGTCTGCCAACAGGTCGCCGAGCAGGTCGTCAGCATCGCGCTCACCCCGGTCGAGGAAGCACTCGGGGCGATGGTCGGGGACCTCGTGGTCCAGCTCGGCGCCCATGCTCTCGGCGTCCAGGACGGTGTCAGCCTCAGTCATGCCGCCAAGGCCGGGGAAGACGGCTTCCGGCAAGGCGCAGAGAACGCCAAGGGCGCGGCCAAGGGGGCCGCCACGAACCCCACGACGGGTCTGCTCAGCGCAGGCGGAAGCGGCGGTGGAGGGGGCCGGTCCGCGGGCAGCGCCGGCAGCGGGTTCAGCTTCGACGAACGCGAACACCGCAACGTCGTGACCGGTCTGCAGAGCGCGAGCGGCACGTTCCGCACCAAAGCCGGCGGCAAGATCGGCCGGGCCAGGAGCCACCACGGTCGTACCCGCGGCAAGGACGCCATCGCGGATGCGGCGAATGTGGTGCTGGACAAGGTGGTCGACGGCATCGAGGACGGCGTCAAGAAGACCGCCAAGCACCTCGACGAGAACATGACGCGCGGCGTCAAGCAGATGATCAAGAACCATCGCGACAACGACGAGAAAATCGCCGCGCACCTCAAAGGTATCGGCAAGAAGAACAACCACGACCCGAAGTCCCCCGGCAGCGGTGCTGTCCCATCCGCGAACTCCACGGGCAAGGGACGCGGCAAGAGCCACAAGACCCGCACCCAACTGGGCAAGGAACACCCCAACAACAGCACTCGCACCGACAAGGCCGTCAAGGACTGTGGTGACCCGGTGGACGTCGCCACCGGCCGGGTCTTCCTCCGTCAGACCGACATCGCCCTGCCCGGCGCTCTCCCCCTCACGTTCACGCGGAGATTCGAGTCGTCATACCGCGCGGGCCGCCATATGGGGCCGTCCTGGGCATCCACGGCCGACCAGCGCCTGGAGATCGACGACCAGGGCATCATCTTCGTCACCGAGAACGGCCTGCTGCTCTCCTACGAGACTCCCGGTCCCAACCAACGTGTTCTGCCTGCCCACGGTCCGCGCTGGCCTCTGACACGGACCCCCGGAGGCGACTGGGCCGTTCACGACCCCGACACCGGCCAGACCCGCTACTTCACCGAAGCAAGCCACTCCCCCGGCACCGCCCTGCTGGAGGAATTGTCGGACCGCAACGGCAACCGGATCGCCTTCGATTACGACGACGAAACCGGTGCCCCGCTCGCCATCCGCCACTCCGCCGGCTACCACCTCAAAATCACCACCGACGGCAACGGGTACATCACCGCGCTGCACCTCGCCGACGCCGCTGCCGATGGCACCGACGTGCTGGTCATCTCCTACGGCCACGACGAAGACGGCAACCTCACCACCCTCACGAACTCCTCCGGCATCCCGACCCGGTTCGAGTACGACACCGATCACCGTCTCGTCGCCTGGACCGACACCAACGACAGCCGTTACGCATACACCTACGACCATCACAGCCGCTGCGTCGCTGAAGGCGGGGCCACCTGCGGTACCGCTTCGACTTCGGCCCGCTGGATCCCAAAACCGGCAACCGTGTCACCACCGCCACGAACTCCCTCGGGCATGCCACCCGCTACCTCATCAACGACCGCCTCCAGGTCATCGCCGAGACCGACCCACTCGGCAACACCACCCGCACCCAATACGACGCGTACGACCGTCCCCTGGCCGTCACCGATCCCCTCGGCCACACCACCCGGTACACCTACGACGAGCACGGCCATCTGACCACCATCAACCGCCCGGACGGTCGCCAGGCCATCGCCGAGTACAACGGCCTCGGCCGGCTGGTCGCCGTGACCGGCGCGGACGGCGCCACGTGGCGGGACGAATACGACAGCCGTGGCAATCGCACGGCGAACATCGATCCGAGCGGCGCCACCACCCGTTTCAGCTACGACGCACAAGGCCGTCCGACCTCTGTCACCGATGCCCTGGGCAACACCACCTCCCTCATATGCGACCCGGCGGGACTACCTCTCCGCATCATCAATCCGCTGGGGGCAGAGACCCGCTACCACCGCGATGCCTTCGGTCGCGTCATCTCCGTCACCGATCCACTGGGGGCATCGAGCCGTCTGGTCTGGACGGTGGAAGGACGGCTGGCCGGCCATATCGGCTCCGATGGTGCGGAGCAGTCCTGGACATACGACGGCGAGGGCAACTGCATCGCCCACACCAACGCAGCAGGCGGGGTCACCACCTTCGAGTACACCCAC
This portion of the Streptomyces sp. 2114.4 genome encodes:
- a CDS encoding Lrp/AsnC family transcriptional regulator, translating into MRLNDLDERIVHALAEDARRSYADIGQEVGLSAPAVKRRVDRLRADGAITGFTVRVDPAALGWETEGFIEIYCRRNTSPEAIHRGLSRYPEVASASTVTGEADAVVQVFASDMRHFERVLERIAGEPFVERTKSVLVLSPLLRRYSSGAPG
- a CDS encoding amino acid permease; this encodes MLEHGAAPPAGPPPQSSGGLGTRLMRRKPVERLVAEGGKGEGGTLRRSMGMWQLTMISIGATLGTGIFVVLGEAVPDAGPAVILSFVIAGITALFSALSYAELAGTIPVSGSSYSYAYATLGELVAWVCGWCLILEYGVSVAAVAVGWGQYLNELLAGTIGITIPDALSQPPGDGGVFNLPALLVVLLAMVFLLGGAKESARANTIMVIVKIVALLLFCGVAVQGVKSGNYANFMPMGMAGVSAAGATLFFSYIGFDAASTAGEEAKNPQRDMPRAIMLSLVIVTALYCLVAAIAVGAMPWQKFKGSEAALAGIMKDVSGQSFWAVLLAFGAVIAIASVVLTVLYGQTRILFAMSRDGLVPKVFAKVHPKSGAPRANTVIVSLFCGILAAAVPLGQLADATSIGTLFAFALVNVAVIVLRRTRPDMPRSFRTPLSPLFPAIGFLLCLYMMGSLGAVTWVVFGVWMVVGLVVYFGYGLRRSRLATAEK
- a CDS encoding GuaB1 family IMP dehydrogenase-related protein: MRFLNPKNGALEESSSVPYDLTYDDVFMVPGRSAVGSRQGVDLSSHDGTGTTIPLVVANMTAIAGRRMAETVARRGGLVVIPQDIPLDVVTDVVTWIKRRHLVLDTPIVLSPVATVADALALLPKRAHGAGIVVEGGRPVGVVTEHDLAGVDRFTQVAEVMSRDLLVLDADIDPREAFNRLDAANRKLAPAVDADGMLIGILTRKGALRATLYTPATDANGKLRIAAAVGINGDVAGRAKALLDAGVDTLVVDTAHGHQESMITAVRAVRALDPQVPIVAGNIVAAEGVRDLIEAGADIIKVGVGPGAMCTTRMMTGVGRPQFSAVLECAAEAKKFGKHVWADGGVRHPRDVAMALAAGASNVMIGSWFAGTLESPGDLQHTADGRPYKESFGMASARAVRNRTSDESAYDRARKGLFEEGISTSRMFVDQARPGVEDLIDSIIAGVRSSCTYAGAASLAEFADKAVVGVQSAAGYAEGKPLHDSWN
- a CDS encoding barstar family protein — encoded protein: MTGSVPRPLAAVLDGRTPPGVLPWPAERSVAEALGAARDAGWTGTSLDLEGVADKAAFMDRCARALRLPDWFGRNWDALADCLTDLSWCPADRGRLLVVTGWQGYAAASPDEWSIVEGVLADAVGYWRDTDTGLAVIMARGRDRQGV
- a CDS encoding ribonuclease domain-containing protein; protein product: MVIRSVPRRAAAVLGTLLAGLLLVLTGCATGGAAGGSSSGPPRSTATAAADAPGPSGASDRPRGMPVVPAGALPAQARDTLRLIDAGGPFPYPQDGTVFGNRERLLPRQPRGYYHEYTVPTPGSPDRGARRLVTGQGHETYYTDDHYRTFKAVLR
- a CDS encoding sugar-binding transcriptional regulator, yielding MGPAELVQAAAMARRFYLEGKSKIQIAEEFGVSRFKVARVLETALERDLVRIEIRVPSELDAERSDALRARYGLRHAVVVESPADAPPAFGGQTPPDDAADPENLGEVAADLLGELVTEGDVLGLAWGRSTIHMAAALHRLPPCTVVQLTGVYDAGTADRGSVEAVRRAADVAGGEAHPIYAPMLLPDSATAEALRRQTGIARAFDYFDKVTVACVSIGSWEPGVSTVYDMLSEQEREHYASLGAAAEMSAHLFDAEGRRIGRDLGERCITVEADRLRRIPEVVAIAGGRRKAAAIGAVLRSGLVTSLVTDTAAADHLLLETGPGPRPALDRADPDGA
- the rpe gene encoding ribulose-phosphate 3-epimerase, yielding MALINPSILSADFARLAEEAEAVKGADWLHVDVMDNHFVPNLTLGVPVVESLSKATDTPLDLHLMIEDPDRWAPQYIEAGAGSVTFHVEAAAAPVRLAREIRAKGARASMALKPATPIEPYEDLLPELDMVLIMTVEPGFGGQAFLDIMLPKIRRTRELISRHGLQLGLQVDGGVSAATIERCADAGADVFVAGSAVYGADDPAKAVRDLREQAETATAAAGWGCAH
- a CDS encoding LysR family transcriptional regulator; translation: MDLDLRKLRYFVAVAEHRQFGRAAQALFIAQPVLSRQIRAFEQELGCPLFTRTTRSVELTPAGRQLYDEAGRITTVVETALRRVHEAGRGEQRIVVAFSPGLRVSEAILTFTASHPKVRIDVFPLRWWEQDAPLRDGRAHVGYLRRPFDDTGLHTVPIGHETKIACLPVTHRLAGRRSLTSAALDGEPVLDVRTRRTSSLEEKFELIASGQGLALVPVSVAGSYSRPDLVYLPVTDAPPVETCLAMPEGSCAGPAADFLDIATATLRRQPGEAKTEEDGGRV
- a CDS encoding SDR family oxidoreductase; the encoded protein is MTDTRKTALVIGASRTLGLGLAAAYLRRGWDVIGTVRGSRRTGLHDLAETSGGRLTIESLEMTEPEQISALRDRLAGRTLDLLFVNAAITRGDIPIGEVPTAMFTEVMVTNALSPMRVVESLRPLVAPTGTIGVMSSDQGSIALNTEGGQDLYRASKSALNQLMRSYAARRAGDTRKLLLVDPGWVRTELGGPDADLSVEESIPGVVETIERHREPGLHFVDHQGQVVPW